Sequence from the Vanessa tameamea isolate UH-Manoa-2023 chromosome 4, ilVanTame1 primary haplotype, whole genome shotgun sequence genome:
tatttgaaataatataaataataataaacaacgaatatttggtataattaaaagtacaagtattttttatcaattaagtaaaaataagtatGATTTAACTTTCGTTTGAGAGGCTACTTTCCAGTTAAAACTtagaaagaaataatttaataaatcgaaTTTCAAGAAGTAATTTATTAGGGTAGGTAATTCTTTAACAACATAACGTACTCGATAATGATAAAAGACAGCCCGTTTGGTGAGTTACTAATATGAACCAATAAAATGTGCATAATGGTAAATTCCCGACTTCACTAAAATAACTTACTATCAGCACTTAATGAAAAAAAGAAGACTTTTATTTAAGTTCAGGATGTAAAATCacgaatcatttaaaaataacattacctaATTAGGACGAATGTATACAAGGGACAGAACAGACAGTAGATAAACATAGCGCCaacaaaacagaaaaaaatccCGATGACTAACACAACTTTTGCGTCATccttcataatattatgtaccatATTTCAcaagcaattattattaataatttttgcaAGGACTGTATGAACTggagatttaataaaaagacaATGTTAGCAGTGActgctttattatttttgagatcccaaaaacacacaaacagtgcatatttttttgttctttttttatatgatttaaaaataaaaattataaaatagttaataaagttaatataaaacttataataattatatattataattaaccttatctaaatataacaattatatcaaaacaaaaatggcACTCGAAGCATCGGTTTCCTTTTAGATACTTATAACTAAATCACTCAGTGCGTCGTGTTTCGTATGTatgcatttttttgtattttattgatatgagTCGTGCTtctgtgataaaaaaataaaaaccattatcTGAGCCGGGTCTTCAATGTCCATGTTTAAAGTCAAATACGTAGTCGACCGCATACATCTCGTAAGATGTTCACGtagcttttaaaataagaacttcCTCCTCTTGAACAAATAAGTGCTGTTCTGGCGCTACAATGGATAAATATGAGCGGTCCACTTGTAGCGTACGCGGCGAGGGCGGCCCCGGGGCGCGGGAGGCTGGCGCCCGAGGCCCGGGGGCTAGCTGCTAGCCTCGCACATTCACGTTAGCACATCCAAAAATCTCATCGATCTGCCTCGAAGAGAATGTCACCACTACACGACGCTCCCCTTGGCGACGGGGCACGAATTTGTCCTGATAATTTACAAACTCGCCGGGCTTCACGTCACGGAACCGTATCTGAAAAAGTATCCGATTTTTGAGTAACGTAACAGCTTTGTACCTAGGATTGTGTTCATCTTTTATGATGAAAATTGAAGGTTTATTTTACAGACCTGTCGTGGTCGTTGTATACCGGGCCCTTCGAAAGTAAAGTAGCAATCGGTCAAGTGAACATTTAGCGGGTTTTGGAAGCTAAACGTTACTGCACATTCCTGTCCCACAGATGGCTGACTCCTCAGCTGATATcagaaatatatcaatattaaaataatattattaaaataattaattacaatttttcaatatacGTAAATGGATATTAACCTGGATCTGCAGTCGCGGCTTATGCAATGGGAAGTCATCCTCGTCAGACCATGCTTGTCGTGTTTGCTTAACATAAGCCATAGCATGCACCTTAACCATGGAATGGTCTACTAGTTTATCCATATATTCTTGAGGTGTTACGTGCAGCTTAAGCACTTCACGTTGACCTGCTCGGACTATAAACTCGCCTTGAGACCTACGCAATCGGGCTGCTATTGCTCCAGTGTAATAACACGATGATGCTGTTAGCACACACCAAATTGTACGATCTTCGTGGGATTTATtctgtaaatatgtttataaatatattcaatataatatatatttatttaaataaagcccCGCACCACACATACCTGAATATTCATGGTACAATCAAAAGGCTGACCGTAAGGTACAATATCAATATCCATTAGATCAAAGACGACATCTTCAAAATTACGATCAGGGAATTCATAATATTGTTGCAAGCGCTGGTAGCCACGACATGCGGCAATTACGGCAAGACGTTCAGGGGACGAGCTTTCTACTGTTTTATATTCATGGGTTATTTCTAGCATATCGCTATCACCTTCATCATCATCACGGTTCGGGTTCTTGGTTAAAATCTTACGTCCGactctataattaatattgagaaATAGTTAGGTATGCTAAAACTGTATACAGAatcaattactattttaatatgtttattttattatttcacttaCTGGTATTGGTTTGATGCCATTCTAATAAAACCCCATTCAGAGTTTTCTTCCTCTTGGAAGTGGCATAATTCAGCATTTAGTTGACAATACACGAATGGTGTATCATATTGGAACCCAACCTCACCACGGCGTACGGCTTCGACACTGGCGGGACCACACTGATACACCGACTCAGCTTCTTCTTGAGGTGTCGCATCTATAATCTGCCATCCACCATatcctataatatattaattttatatgtgtatatattggttaggaatgataaataatatattttatagtatatgcAAATTAtctgaaaatacttttaaagtatTGTGGATTAATTTAAAGACAATCATGTTATACCTTGTGGCAAATCGGGTCTTTGCATCCAAACATCGTTCCATACATGGAAGTTCCAGCATGAATCGTAACAATCTTCATCAGGACCATTTGGTACTTCATTTCCATCTCGGTCAAAGAACTTATCAACAGTAAACGTACGATTCGTATCATGCGCAGATACATAATTGGTTACTGATCGACAGGGAATACCTGATGAAAATCTTCGAATCAATAAGTTTCatgattaacaaataataaatatactaataatcaCTATAATTACCCAATGCTCTACAAATTGTAACGACCAGAGCTGAAAATACCCAGCATTGTCCGTACTCAACAGGCCGACCTCCATCCGTCAAATAGCGTTCAAGAATAGCAACAGAACCGGTCCAGGCATGAGGTGCTACTCCGTCTTTATATTCACCATCATATCGACCTACCATTAAaccgtcatcatcatcattggcATTAATCTGCAACAACATATACAAATAGAATAACCTTACCGCATATTCTCCGTCATGAGTGCATTTTTTTCGTTCTTTGTTCAAAGTTTAACAAAGTGATATCTGAcaagacaaaatataaatatgattcttaaaaaaaaattgcatactTACGACTTCCAATaatacttcaaataaatattatttccttacATAACTTACCATCGCAGAAATTGCTCTTGTCACTCGTATAGGATTACCGCGTTCAGAATGTTCAAGACCACTACGTTCCAGTAAATAAATGCAAGCTGGCAATACAACATCATCAAATTGGCCGAATATCCATTTACGTCCTTTCGGTTGTCGCCATGTACCGTACCATATTTTACCCTGTTCATTAAGCACATATTCTTTCCTTGAAGATTCATTGTCCATATATACTGCATCCTCACGGCACCATGGATTAAACAGTATATAAATATCTTCATCACATTTGTAATCATGCCGATTATCACGTTGTCCGAAACGGTGCGTTTGTACCCAGCAGTTCCAAACTCCAACTGGAGCAGAAGCTGGAACATGGACTTGAAAAGTGATAGTATTTCCATCCTGACGTTGAACACTTATATCCCACCTGTCCATTTCATGGGCAATTGACGCTAAGTTTTGCATTGACCCATGTCGAGAGCCATAACTACGTTGAAACGAAGAATGTTGTGTAGTTGGAGCATAACGCTCTACCACAGGCCTTTCCATGGGGCCATGGGGACTAAGTGGGCTATGTTGTAATGGTAAAGGGTCATTGCTGAAAGACGTACGGCGTACGCCATATGTAGTCGTTTCGCGAATCCCACTCATAGCTCCTATGGCTCCCATAGTACCTATTGTTGCTATAGGAGGCATAGTTGTACTAGTGTCTTGCATTCTGGCCAACCCAATAACATCTCGAGAATGTTGAAAGGCACCTTGTTGAGTGCTCCAAT
This genomic interval carries:
- the LOC113403944 gene encoding hemocyte protein-glutamine gamma-glutamyltransferase-like isoform X1, with protein sequence MSMVRKSSMDKMSSSMTSSVTGMGLGGITGLTTGMSTLSCMREQQVTIGGMPSNYVPGLSANYNISSFCQRPGQSRRWPTARAGPSAQHRPGRSHSTGALHRLKHSSRNSPNTQYTHNLICKLADQNERRRRQDTMELIPQSYYSQQPLKVELTEFYSRDNSKDHHTDQYDLVNDNILPNPVLRRGQNFFFAVRFDRTYDKQQDVIRIVFGFGPKPSVTKGTRIVLPVNWSTQQGAFQHSRDVIGLARMQDTSTTMPPIATIGTMGAIGAMSGIRETTTYGVRRTSFSNDPLPLQHSPLSPHGPMERPVVERYAPTTQHSSFQRSYGSRHGSMQNLASIAHEMDRWDISVQRQDGNTITFQVHVPASAPVGVWNCWVQTHRFGQRDNRHDYKCDEDIYILFNPWCREDAVYMDNESSRKEYVLNEQGKIWYGTWRQPKGRKWIFGQFDDVVLPACIYLLERSGLEHSERGNPIRVTRAISAMVSYINANDDDDGLMVGRYDGEYKDGVAPHAWTGSVAILERYLTDGGRPVEYGQCWVFSALVVTICRALGIPCRSVTNYVSAHDTNRTFTVDKFFDRDGNEVPNGPDEDCYDSCWNFHVWNDVWMQRPDLPQGYGGWQIIDATPQEEAESVYQCGPASVEAVRRGEVGFQYDTPFVYCQLNAELCHFQEEENSEWGFIRMASNQYQVGRKILTKNPNRDDDEGDSDMLEITHEYKTVESSSPERLAVIAACRGYQRLQQYYEFPDRNFEDVVFDLMDIDIVPYGQPFDCTMNIQNKSHEDRTIWCVLTASSCYYTGAIAARLRRSQGEFIVRAGQREVLKLHVTPQEYMDKLVDHSMVKVHAMAYVKQTRQAWSDEDDFPLHKPRLQIQLRSQPSVGQECAVTFSFQNPLNVHLTDCYFTFEGPGIQRPRQIRFRDVKPGEFVNYQDKFVPRRQGERRVVVTFSSRQIDEIFGCANVNVRG
- the LOC113403944 gene encoding hemocyte protein-glutamine gamma-glutamyltransferase-like isoform X2; the protein is MSMVRKSSMDKMSSSMTSSVTGMGLGGITGLTTGMSTLSCMREQQVTIGGMPSNYVPGLSANYNISSFCQRPGQSRRWPTARAGPSAQHRPGRSHSTGALHRLKHSSRNSPNTQYTHNLICKLADQNERRRRQDTMELIPQSYYSQQPLKVELTEFYSRDNSKDHHTDQYDLVNDNILPNPVLRRGQNFFFAVRFDRTYDKQQDVIRIVFGFGPKPSVTKGTRIVLPVNWSTQQGAFQHSRDVIGLARMQDTSTTMPPIATIGTMGAIGAMSGIRETTTYGVRRTSFSNDPLPLQHSPLSPHGPMERPVVERYAPTTQHSSFQRSYGSRHGSMQNLASIAHEMDRWDISVQRQDGNTITFQVHVPASAPVGVWNCWVQTHRFGQRDNRHDYKCDEDIYILFNPWCREDAVYMDNESSRKEYVLNEQGKIWYGTWRQPKGRKWIFGQFDDVVLPACIYLLERSGLEHSERGNPIRVTRAISAMINANDDDDGLMVGRYDGEYKDGVAPHAWTGSVAILERYLTDGGRPVEYGQCWVFSALVVTICRALGIPCRSVTNYVSAHDTNRTFTVDKFFDRDGNEVPNGPDEDCYDSCWNFHVWNDVWMQRPDLPQGYGGWQIIDATPQEEAESVYQCGPASVEAVRRGEVGFQYDTPFVYCQLNAELCHFQEEENSEWGFIRMASNQYQVGRKILTKNPNRDDDEGDSDMLEITHEYKTVESSSPERLAVIAACRGYQRLQQYYEFPDRNFEDVVFDLMDIDIVPYGQPFDCTMNIQNKSHEDRTIWCVLTASSCYYTGAIAARLRRSQGEFIVRAGQREVLKLHVTPQEYMDKLVDHSMVKVHAMAYVKQTRQAWSDEDDFPLHKPRLQIQLRSQPSVGQECAVTFSFQNPLNVHLTDCYFTFEGPGIQRPRQIRFRDVKPGEFVNYQDKFVPRRQGERRVVVTFSSRQIDEIFGCANVNVRG